A single Montipora foliosa isolate CH-2021 chromosome 7, ASM3666993v2, whole genome shotgun sequence DNA region contains:
- the LOC138010401 gene encoding putative nuclease HARBI1 isoform X1, whose amino-acid sequence MFTNIVARWPGSTPDSFVFSSSLIGQRFESQPRTLEDGLLLGDSGYPCKPYLMTPYLNPTSVNEEAFNQAHKATRVAIEQTFGWWKRRFHLLHSEVRMKPEKVCLIIGACAILHNIAILRSEPQDCHLLHEDDQPAMAPFHGPENGNAVRDHICHTFF is encoded by the coding sequence ATGTTTACGAACATCGTTGCACGATGGCCTGGTAGCACACCTGACAGCTTCGTATTTAGCAGTTCATTGATTGGTCAGAGGTTTGAGTCTCAGCCCCGCACATTGGAAGATGGCTTGCTTCTTGGAGATAGTGGGTACCCTTGTAAACCATATCTCATGACCCCATATCTCAACCCTACATCTGTAAATGAGGAAGCATTCAACCAGGCCCATAAAGCTACAAGGGTGGCCATTGAACAAACCTTTGGATGGTGGAAGCGAAGGTTTCACTTGCTTCACTCAGAAGTAAGAATGAAGCCTGAGAAGGTCTGCCTTATTATTGGAGCTTGCGCCATATTGCACAACATCGCTATACTGAGGAGTGAACCACAGGATTGCCACCTCCTGCATGAAGACGACCAGCCAGCAATGGCCCCCTTTCATGGCCCAGAGAATGGAAACGCTGTGAGAGATCACATTTGCcacacctttttttaa
- the LOC138009856 gene encoding uncharacterized protein, translating into MINDLRVADTLTWKYVDDTTIAEIVPRNEQGNAQVAVDAVECWSKCQLMQLNADKCKELRIDFKRNKHLFQPLTVDSKELPVVNSAKILGVTLANNLKWNDHVSESIKKANKHLYFLVMLKRAGVPLKDIVAFYTTAIRPVLEYCSPVFHHALPKYLCNDIERVQKRALSIIMPNNSYEASLVNFNLTTLQARREQQCFKLFDSISGDHKLSGLVPLPKNCNYNLRNKIKYLMPRFHTDRFRQSFIPAMCSRFLSS; encoded by the coding sequence ATGATTAACGACCTTAGAGTTGCGGATACTCTCACGTGGAAGTACGTTGACGATACAACCATCGCTGAAATCGTTCCACGTAATGAGCAAGGCAACGCCCAAGTTGCTGTTGACGCAGTTGAATGTTGGTCCAAATGCCAGCTGATGCAGCTTAATGCTgacaaatgtaaagagcttAGGATCGACTTTAAACGTAATAAACATTTATTCCAACCTTTGACTGTAGACAGCAAAGAACTGCCTGTAGTAAATAGCGCTAAGATCTTGGGTGTTACTTTAGCCAATAACTTGAAGTGGAATGATCATGTGTCCGAGTCTATAAAGAAGGCTAATAAGCACCTATATTTTCTTGTTATGTTGAAGAGAGCCGGTGTTCCATTGAAAGATATTGTAGCTTTTTATACAACCGCTATAAGGCCTGTCCTCGAATACTGTTCTCCAGTTTTCCACCATGCCCTTCCTAAGTACCTCTGTAACGACATTGAAAGAGTACAGAAGAGGGCGTTATCCATCATTATGCCCAATAATTCGTATGAGGCTAGCTTAGTCAATTTTAATCTAACTACTTTACAGGCAAGAAGAGAGCAGCAGTGTTTCAAGCTATTTGATTCAATTTCAGGCGACCATAAGTTGTCAGGTCTTGTTCCTCTTCCAAAGAACTGCAATTATAATCttcgaaataaaataaaatatcttatGCCACGCTTCCATACAGATCGGTTTAGACAATCGTTTATTCCAGCTATGTGTAGCCGTTTTTTGAGCTCTTAA